GACTCTCAGGTGGACAGAGACAACGCCTAAGTATCGCTAGAATGATAATTGCAGATCCAAGTGTAGTAATATTTGATGAATCAACTTCTGCACTAGATGTGCATACTGAGGCAAAGCTTCATACTGCAATCGCACCAATATTAAAAGATAAAACAGTTATTACAATCGCACACAGATTGAGCACTGTTAAAAATGTTGATATTATTTATGTATTAGATGCTGGTAAAATCGTTCAAAGAGGTACTCATAAAGAGTTAGAAGAGGAAGAGGGACACTATATAGAGTTTGTTAAAAATCAATTACTCTAAAGATGATATTTTATAATATCATCTTTACGTTATGAAGAGGCTACTATATATTACTTTTTAGGAAGTACGTACATATTGTAGTAACGACCCTCAAATTTTGGTGATTTATCCATAACGCCAATATCTTCAACCATTGGCCAAATTCTTAAAAGAACATCTTTTGCAGCTTGAGGGTTAGCCATTTCACGACCTCTCAAGAAAACACGAAACTTTACATGTTTACCTTGTTCCAAGAATTCTCTTGCATGTTTAACTTTGTAGCTGATATCATTCTCAGCTATTTTTACAGACAACTTAATCTCTTTAATATCAATTTTAACTTGATTTTTTCTCTGTTCTTTAAGTTTTCTCTCTTCTTGGTATCTATATTTACCGTAATCCATAATCTTTGCAACAGGTGGTTTTGCATCAGGGGCAATTAGTACTAAGTCTAAACCTAACTCATTTGCTTTATCCATTGCCTCATCAAGAGAAACAATTCCTAAAGGTTCTCCTCCATCTACATTACATCTTAATTCCGTTGCACGGATATCGTCATTCATTATGACACGGTCTTTTTTAGTCAAAAATTTACCTCATTTATTTTAGTTTGTATAAGCGATAAGAAATCTTCTTCGCTTAGATTGTATTGCTCTCTCGTTCTTCTATCTCTAATTGCTACTGTTTTGTTCTGAATTTCATCATCACCAATAACTATTATCATAGGAACCCTAGTCTTTTCTGCAGTTCTTATTCTCTTGTTTAAAGAGTCATTTTTAGCATATATCACACTATCGGCATTAATGTCGATAAGTTTATCTGATAGTTGCTTAGCATAATCTTTATGAGTATCTGCAACCGGAACTATTGCCACTTGTGTTGGAGCTATAAACATTGGAAATTCACCGGCATAATGCTCAGTTAAAATTCCTAT
The sequence above is drawn from the Candidatus Sulfurimonas baltica genome and encodes:
- the infC gene encoding translation initiation factor IF-3, which gives rise to MNDDIRATELRCNVDGGEPLGIVSLDEAMDKANELGLDLVLIAPDAKPPVAKIMDYGKYRYQEERKLKEQRKNQVKIDIKEIKLSVKIAENDISYKVKHAREFLEQGKHVKFRVFLRGREMANPQAAKDVLLRIWPMVEDIGVMDKSPKFEGRYYNMYVLPKK